Proteins encoded within one genomic window of Brenneria nigrifluens DSM 30175 = ATCC 13028:
- a CDS encoding DNA-3-methyladenine glycosylase family protein, with amino-acid sequence MIFEQQRNFDRQAREHLSAINDRWAELIAQIGDCRHQTAPHREPYEALIRAVAYQQLTAKAGDSMIARLLRLHQYMEQTFPSAAQIAGCSNETLRQCGFSARKAETLRAIAQGALNGTVPTLEQALTMDDEILIERLCALKGIGRWTVEMFLIYSLERTDIMPLDDLGIKQGLRYVYRLRETPTRRALHELSHSCRPYRTVASWYLWRAPSLPAYQEVKATWRQKR; translated from the coding sequence ATGATATTCGAGCAGCAGCGGAATTTTGACCGTCAGGCCAGGGAACATCTCAGCGCGATTAATGACCGGTGGGCCGAGTTGATAGCACAAATCGGCGACTGCCGTCATCAAACGGCGCCGCACCGGGAACCCTATGAGGCGTTGATTCGCGCCGTGGCCTACCAGCAGCTCACCGCCAAAGCTGGCGATTCGATGATAGCCAGGCTGCTGCGACTGCATCAGTACATGGAGCAAACCTTTCCCAGCGCGGCGCAAATAGCCGGTTGTTCCAACGAAACTCTGAGACAGTGCGGCTTTTCCGCCCGGAAAGCCGAAACGCTGCGCGCTATTGCGCAGGGCGCGCTTAACGGAACGGTGCCTACCCTGGAACAGGCGCTGACGATGGATGACGAAATCCTTATCGAACGGCTCTGCGCGCTAAAAGGCATCGGCCGCTGGACGGTAGAAATGTTTCTGATTTACTCCCTTGAACGCACCGACATTATGCCGCTGGACGATCTGGGAATTAAGCAAGGGCTGCGCTATGTTTACCGACTGCGGGAAACGCCGACCCGGCGGGCGCTGCATGAGCTGAGCCATTCCTGCCGGCCCTACCGTACCGTAGCCTCATGGTATTTATGGCGCGCTCCGTCGCTGCCGGCGTATCAGGAAGTTAAAGCGACATGGCGGCAGAAACGCTGA
- a CDS encoding multidrug/biocide efflux PACE transporter, with translation MKMIKSEYAMQKKTLRERIFHALGFEIIALLICAPVGAWVLNKPLFDIGALALLLSSVAMIWNMIYNAIFDGLWPADRVKRRLPLRMAHALGFEGGFIFIGLPLAAWMLNITLWQALVVEIGFFLFFLPYTVAYNWCYDILRGRIIRRRAINACRMSAHSRLR, from the coding sequence ATGAAGATGATAAAAAGTGAATACGCTATGCAAAAGAAAACGCTGCGCGAACGCATTTTTCATGCGCTGGGATTTGAAATTATTGCCCTGCTGATTTGCGCGCCTGTCGGGGCCTGGGTGCTGAATAAGCCGCTATTTGATATCGGGGCGCTGGCGCTTTTGTTATCCAGCGTGGCGATGATCTGGAACATGATTTATAACGCGATATTTGACGGGCTTTGGCCCGCCGACCGGGTTAAACGGCGTCTGCCGCTGCGGATGGCGCATGCGCTGGGATTTGAGGGCGGATTTATTTTTATCGGCCTGCCGCTGGCGGCATGGATGCTGAATATTACGCTGTGGCAAGCGCTGGTGGTCGAGATCGGTTTTTTCCTGTTCTTCCTGCCTTATACCGTGGCATATAACTGGTGCTACGATATTCTGCGCGGGCGCATTATTCGCCGGCGCGCTATCAACGCCTGCCGCATGTCGGCGCATTCCCGCCTGCGCTGA
- a CDS encoding LysR family transcriptional regulator produces MRYSPESLLAFIAAVNTGSFSAAARHLHKSQSTVSSAIANLEADLGLTLFDRAKHQPTLTSAGKKILTYVQAILAASDALDELAIRLADNIEPRLTFVLSDTWKTMHYEPVLQRFAQRFPDIEFECLIAEDDDVIDLLQSQRAHVGLVRAQPAYPPDIAVSRSQIKTEMAVFVAATHPLAAEKNVTRSQLATARQLYLNTYKRGDRMQAEGAVWSAPSYLMLLEMAEQGFGWSILPRWLVSQFGHRLLVELPVAGWPQLIEVDIAWSKPHPPGPAGLWMIDNLLAQQDVAAISPAKSRP; encoded by the coding sequence ATGCGCTACTCCCCTGAATCCTTGCTGGCCTTTATCGCCGCCGTTAATACCGGTTCATTTTCAGCGGCGGCGCGGCATCTGCATAAAAGCCAATCCACCGTCAGTAGCGCCATCGCCAATCTGGAAGCGGATTTGGGGCTGACGCTGTTCGACCGCGCCAAGCATCAACCCACATTAACGTCGGCGGGCAAAAAAATACTGACCTACGTGCAGGCAATACTTGCCGCCAGCGATGCGCTGGATGAACTGGCGATCCGGCTGGCCGACAATATTGAACCCCGGCTGACCTTTGTGCTGTCCGATACCTGGAAAACCATGCATTACGAACCGGTACTGCAACGCTTCGCACAGCGCTTTCCCGATATTGAGTTTGAATGCCTGATTGCCGAAGATGACGATGTGATTGATTTGCTGCAATCACAGCGCGCACACGTCGGGCTGGTGCGGGCGCAACCCGCTTATCCGCCGGACATCGCGGTTTCCCGATCGCAGATAAAAACAGAAATGGCGGTATTCGTTGCGGCTACCCATCCGCTGGCGGCGGAAAAAAACGTCACCCGCAGCCAGCTTGCCACCGCGCGCCAGCTTTATCTCAACACCTATAAACGCGGCGACAGGATGCAGGCTGAAGGCGCCGTCTGGTCGGCGCCCTCCTATCTTATGCTGCTGGAGATGGCGGAACAGGGTTTCGGCTGGAGCATCCTGCCGCGCTGGCTGGTTTCACAATTCGGCCACCGGCTTTTGGTTGAGCTGCCCGTCGCCGGCTGGCCGCAGTTGATTGAAGTGGATATCGCCTGGTCTAAACCCCATCCGCCCGGCCCGGCGGGCTTATGGATGATAGATAACCTGCTGGCTCAGCAGGACGTAGCCGCTATTTCACCGGCAAAATCACGCCCGTAA
- the fumA gene encoding class I fumarate hydratase FumA yields MSTKPFYYQDPFPLSKDDTEYRLLSSDFVSVTQFEGQDILKIEPEGLTLLAQQAFHDASFLLRPSHQQQVASILHDPEASENDKYVALQFLRNSEIAAKGILPTCQDTGTAIIVGKKGQRVWTGANDAAALSHGVYNTFTEDNLRYSQNAALDMYKEVNTGTNLPAQIDLYSTEGEEYKFLFVSKGGGSANKTYLYQETKALLNPEKLKSFLLDKMRSLGTAACPPYHIAFVVGGTSAETTLKTVKLASTKYYDELPTEGNEHGQAFRDIALEQELLQTARDFGLGAQFGGKYFAHDVRVIRLPRHGASCPVGMGVSCSADRNIKGKINRKGVWLEQLEHNPGKYIPEELRQAGEGDAIKIDLNRPMPEILKELSQYPVSTRLSLTGTIIVGRDIAHAKLKERLDNGEGLPQYVKDHPIYYAGPAKTPAGYASGSLGPTTAGRMDSYVDLLQANGGSMIMLAKGNRSQQVTDACHKHGGFYLGSIGGPAAILAQNSIKSLTCVEYPELGMEAIWKIEVEDFPAFILVDDKGNDFYQIIQSSQCAKCS; encoded by the coding sequence ATGTCGACTAAACCCTTTTATTACCAAGATCCTTTTCCACTAAGTAAGGATGACACCGAATATCGCCTTCTTAGCAGCGACTTTGTTTCCGTTACGCAGTTTGAAGGCCAGGACATCCTGAAAATCGAACCGGAAGGGCTGACCCTGCTCGCCCAGCAAGCCTTCCATGATGCTTCCTTCCTTCTTCGCCCTTCTCATCAGCAGCAGGTCGCCAGCATTCTTCACGACCCGGAAGCCAGCGAGAACGACAAATACGTGGCGCTGCAATTTCTGCGCAACTCTGAAATTGCCGCCAAAGGCATTCTGCCGACCTGTCAGGATACCGGCACGGCGATTATCGTCGGCAAGAAAGGCCAGCGGGTGTGGACCGGTGCCAATGATGCCGCAGCGTTGTCCCACGGCGTTTACAACACATTCACCGAAGATAACCTGCGCTACTCGCAGAATGCCGCGCTGGATATGTACAAAGAGGTCAATACCGGCACCAATCTGCCGGCGCAGATCGATCTCTACAGCACCGAGGGCGAAGAGTATAAATTCCTGTTCGTCAGCAAAGGCGGCGGTTCCGCCAACAAAACCTATCTGTATCAGGAAACCAAGGCGCTGCTGAACCCTGAGAAATTGAAATCCTTTTTGCTGGATAAAATGCGCTCGCTGGGTACGGCCGCCTGTCCGCCGTACCATATCGCCTTTGTCGTCGGCGGCACCTCTGCCGAAACCACGCTCAAAACCGTGAAGCTGGCGTCGACCAAATATTACGATGAACTGCCCACCGAAGGTAATGAACACGGCCAGGCATTCCGCGATATCGCACTGGAGCAGGAACTGCTGCAAACCGCGCGCGATTTCGGCCTGGGCGCGCAGTTCGGCGGTAAATATTTCGCCCACGATGTGCGCGTTATCCGCCTGCCGCGTCACGGCGCGTCCTGCCCGGTCGGGATGGGCGTCTCCTGTTCGGCTGACCGCAATATCAAAGGGAAAATCAACCGCAAAGGGGTTTGGCTGGAGCAGCTTGAACACAATCCGGGTAAATATATTCCTGAAGAGCTGCGTCAGGCGGGTGAAGGCGATGCGATCAAGATCGACCTCAATCGCCCGATGCCGGAAATTTTAAAAGAGCTGTCGCAATACCCGGTGTCCACCCGCCTTTCCCTGACGGGCACCATCATCGTCGGTCGCGACATTGCCCATGCCAAACTGAAAGAGCGTCTGGATAACGGCGAAGGCCTGCCGCAGTACGTTAAGGATCACCCAATCTACTACGCCGGTCCGGCGAAAACCCCCGCCGGTTACGCTTCCGGTTCATTAGGCCCGACAACGGCCGGACGCATGGACTCCTACGTGGACCTGCTGCAAGCCAACGGCGGCAGCATGATCATGCTGGCGAAAGGCAACCGCAGCCAGCAGGTGACCGATGCCTGCCACAAACACGGCGGTTTCTATCTCGGCAGCATCGGCGGCCCGGCGGCCATTCTGGCGCAGAACAGCATCAAGAGCCTGACCTGCGTGGAATACCCAGAACTGGGTATGGAAGCGATCTGGAAGATTGAAGTGGAAGACTTCCCGGCCTTTATTCTGGTTGATGATAAAGGCAACGATTTCTACCAGATAATCCAGTCTTCTCAATGCGCAAAATGTAGTTAA
- the tehB gene encoding SAM-dependent methyltransferase TehB, with protein sequence MQDLICYKKIPQWNSATLPAAFQEKHNTQEGTWARLAILQGEMTFALLLDNGETKETFHFSAQNPPPLVEPQAWHRIVSFSDDLQCQLSFFCSAEDFYHKKYALTRTHSEVVHAVQVIKPCKTLDLGCGGGRNALYLNLRGFDVTAYDKNEQSIYSLNEIIKSEDLKNIQVGIYNINLAEIKDRYDFILSTVVLMFLESDRIPHIIRNMQESTADGGYNLIIAAMSTDDYPCPLPFSFTFKEGELKNYYADWEIIKYNEDIGELHKTDVNGNRIKLRFATLLARKA encoded by the coding sequence ATGCAAGATCTCATTTGTTATAAAAAAATACCGCAATGGAACAGCGCTACGCTCCCGGCGGCCTTTCAGGAAAAGCATAATACCCAGGAAGGCACCTGGGCCCGGCTCGCCATCCTGCAGGGAGAGATGACGTTTGCGCTGTTGCTCGACAACGGTGAAACCAAAGAAACCTTTCATTTCTCGGCGCAAAACCCACCGCCGCTGGTGGAACCGCAGGCATGGCACCGCATCGTTTCCTTTTCCGACGATCTGCAATGTCAGCTGAGTTTTTTCTGTAGCGCGGAAGATTTCTACCATAAAAAATACGCGCTCACCCGTACCCATTCCGAGGTCGTTCACGCCGTGCAGGTTATCAAGCCCTGCAAAACGCTGGATTTAGGCTGCGGCGGCGGACGTAACGCCCTGTATTTGAATCTGCGCGGCTTTGACGTCACCGCCTATGACAAAAACGAGCAAAGTATTTATTCGTTAAATGAGATCATCAAAAGCGAAGATCTGAAGAATATTCAGGTCGGTATCTACAATATCAACCTGGCGGAAATAAAAGATCGATACGATTTTATTCTCTCCACCGTGGTGTTGATGTTTCTGGAGAGCGACCGTATTCCGCACATCATTCGCAATATGCAGGAGAGCACCGCGGACGGCGGATATAATCTGATTATTGCGGCCATGTCGACCGATGACTACCCTTGCCCGCTACCGTTTTCTTTCACCTTTAAAGAAGGCGAACTGAAAAATTATTATGCGGACTGGGAGATTATCAAATATAACGAAGATATCGGCGAGTTGCACAAAACCGACGTGAACGGTAACAGAATAAAACTGCGTTTTGCCACGCTGCTGGCAAGAAAAGCATAG
- the ribB gene encoding 3,4-dihydroxy-2-butanone-4-phosphate synthase: MNQTLLSEFGNPVERVERALDALREGRGVLVLDDEDRENEGDIIFAAENMTVEQMALTIRHGSGIVCLCLTEERRQQLELPMMVTHNSSHYQTAFTITIEAANGVTTGVSAADRLTTIRAAIADDAKPSDLNHPGHVFPLRAQPGGVLTRGGHTEASVDLARLAGLKPAGVLCELTNDDGSMAHAPEVIAFGRKHNMPVLTIEDLVAYRQAAERKAS; the protein is encoded by the coding sequence ATGAATCAGACATTACTTTCTGAATTTGGCAATCCGGTTGAACGTGTGGAACGCGCACTTGACGCGCTGCGTGAAGGTCGTGGCGTATTGGTGTTGGATGATGAAGATCGCGAAAACGAAGGCGATATCATTTTTGCGGCGGAAAATATGACCGTGGAACAAATGGCGCTGACCATCCGCCACGGCAGCGGCATTGTTTGCCTGTGCCTGACGGAAGAGCGTCGTCAACAGCTGGAATTGCCGATGATGGTGACGCACAACTCCAGTCATTATCAGACGGCGTTCACCATTACTATCGAAGCGGCCAACGGCGTCACCACCGGGGTTTCCGCCGCCGATCGCCTCACCACCATCCGTGCGGCAATCGCCGATGACGCCAAACCGAGCGATTTGAATCACCCGGGGCACGTTTTCCCGCTGCGCGCCCAGCCGGGCGGCGTATTAACCCGCGGCGGACATACCGAGGCGTCCGTTGATTTGGCCAGGCTGGCCGGTCTGAAGCCCGCCGGCGTACTGTGCGAACTGACCAACGATGACGGCTCCATGGCGCACGCGCCGGAAGTGATCGCCTTTGGTAGAAAACATAATATGCCGGTGCTGACGATTGAGGATCTGGTGGCTTATCGCCAGGCGGCGGAACGCAAGGCAAGCTGA
- the ubiK gene encoding ubiquinone biosynthesis accessory factor UbiK, whose protein sequence is MIDPKKIEQIARQVHESMPKGIRELGDDVEKKIRQVLQAQFSRLDLVNREEFDVQTQVLLRTREKIARLEQRLTELEAQFPAAEKPAAAPDGENA, encoded by the coding sequence ATGATTGACCCGAAAAAGATTGAGCAGATCGCCCGTCAGGTGCATGAGTCCATGCCGAAAGGTATCCGGGAATTGGGCGATGACGTAGAGAAGAAAATCCGTCAGGTATTACAGGCGCAATTCAGCCGGCTTGATTTGGTAAATCGTGAAGAGTTCGACGTCCAGACCCAGGTGCTGCTGCGCACTCGCGAGAAAATCGCCCGGCTGGAGCAACGCCTGACCGAGCTGGAAGCGCAATTTCCCGCCGCGGAAAAACCCGCCGCCGCCCCAGACGGCGAAAACGCATAA
- the yjeH gene encoding L-methionine/branched-chain amino acid transporter, which translates to MSEAKGLKQDLGLIQGIGLLATSLLGTGVFAVPALVAQIAQQDSLWAWPLLMLFVFPIAVGFAALGQRFPNAGGVAHFVNLAFGTRLARVSGWLFLSVIPLGLPAALQIAAGFWQAAFGWSASGLLLVQLLTLVGIWLLGLRSAGSSANIQVIIAMLVVGLVAAIWWRGDITPSHIPWPSAGELSWSNTFSALAVMFWCFVGLEAFAHLATEFRVPERDFPRALLIGMLLAGAVYWGCTVAVLHFHVYGDGWAATASLPRIVVRLFGEHALWIACIVGYLACFAGVNIYTQGFARLVWSQAPKGSSLAKLSVGRAPANALSAVVICCLISCLLIYWLVLPLDLLIVYANGIFVLIYLLCMLAGWRLLQGRARVMAMIGSLLCCVLLLMIGWKSLYALTMLALLWIFLPRRQAKFVAD; encoded by the coding sequence ATGAGTGAAGCAAAGGGACTAAAACAGGATCTGGGGCTGATACAGGGCATCGGCCTGCTTGCTACTTCGTTGCTGGGAACCGGCGTCTTTGCGGTGCCGGCGCTGGTGGCGCAAATCGCTCAGCAGGATAGTTTGTGGGCCTGGCCGCTGTTAATGCTTTTTGTGTTCCCTATCGCCGTTGGGTTTGCGGCGCTGGGGCAGCGTTTCCCCAACGCCGGCGGCGTCGCCCATTTCGTCAATCTGGCTTTTGGCACTCGCCTGGCTAGGGTTTCCGGTTGGCTGTTTCTTTCAGTGATCCCGCTGGGGCTGCCGGCGGCGCTGCAGATTGCCGCTGGTTTCTGGCAGGCGGCGTTTGGCTGGAGCGCATCAGGGTTGCTGCTGGTGCAATTGCTGACGCTGGTGGGCATTTGGCTGCTCGGGCTGCGTAGCGCGGGTTCCAGCGCCAATATCCAGGTCATCATCGCCATGCTGGTGGTCGGCCTGGTGGCGGCCATCTGGTGGCGGGGGGATATTACGCCAAGCCATATTCCCTGGCCGTCGGCCGGCGAACTCTCCTGGAGCAATACCTTTAGCGCGCTGGCGGTGATGTTCTGGTGTTTTGTCGGTCTGGAGGCCTTCGCCCATCTGGCGACGGAGTTCCGGGTGCCTGAACGCGATTTCCCCCGGGCATTGCTGATCGGCATGCTGCTGGCGGGGGCGGTTTACTGGGGATGCACCGTCGCCGTTTTGCACTTTCATGTCTATGGCGACGGCTGGGCGGCCACGGCTTCATTACCGCGGATTGTGGTGCGGCTGTTCGGCGAGCACGCGCTGTGGATCGCCTGCATTGTCGGGTATCTGGCCTGCTTTGCCGGCGTGAATATCTATACGCAGGGTTTTGCCCGGCTGGTGTGGTCGCAGGCGCCGAAGGGCAGTTCGCTGGCGAAACTCTCCGTCGGGCGGGCGCCGGCCAATGCGCTGTCGGCCGTGGTGATATGCTGTTTAATCAGCTGCCTGCTTATTTACTGGCTGGTGTTGCCGCTGGACCTGCTGATTGTGTATGCGAACGGGATTTTTGTTTTGATCTATCTGCTGTGCATGCTTGCCGGGTGGCGTTTGCTGCAAGGGCGGGCCAGGGTGATGGCGATGATTGGCAGCCTGCTTTGCTGCGTGCTGCTATTGATGATCGGTTGGAAATCCCTATATGCGCTAACCATGCTGGCGCTGCTGTGGATTTTTCTGCCGCGGCGACAAGCCAAATTTGTCGCTGATTGA
- the zipA gene encoding cell division protein ZipA, translating to MMQDLRLILIVVGAIAIIALLLHGLWTSRKERSSLFRDRPVKRFKNERDETPLDDLDEGVGEVRVKSSRSQNEPSLGSYDEKEEARPAAKSPFGKTPAQPGSAYDPLLDEATPIDSPRTQPRGDDRPKVVEPKLDFPPRETSAFSDDFPPADNSHKETASTADHAQPPAAESVQNEQPKEAVLVLHVAAHQGGVIGGELLLQSVLQSGFQFGEMNIFHRHVNPAGAGPVLFSLANMVKPGSFNPDEMSEFSTPGVSMFMMVPSYGDAGQNFKLMLQSAQRIADDVGGVVLDDERRMMTPQKVESYKARIRDVLKVNT from the coding sequence ATGATGCAGGACTTGCGTCTGATATTAATCGTCGTTGGCGCGATCGCTATAATAGCGCTGTTACTGCACGGCTTGTGGACTAGCCGTAAAGAGCGTTCGTCCCTTTTTCGTGATCGCCCGGTTAAACGTTTTAAAAATGAGCGTGATGAAACGCCGCTTGACGATCTCGACGAAGGCGTCGGCGAAGTTCGGGTAAAAAGCTCTCGTTCGCAGAATGAGCCTTCCCTCGGTAGTTATGATGAAAAGGAAGAGGCGCGTCCCGCAGCCAAATCGCCGTTTGGCAAGACGCCTGCGCAACCAGGTTCCGCCTACGATCCGCTGTTGGACGAAGCCACGCCGATTGACTCCCCGCGTACCCAGCCTCGCGGCGACGATCGTCCCAAGGTTGTTGAACCGAAACTGGATTTTCCGCCGCGGGAAACCTCCGCATTCTCCGACGATTTCCCGCCCGCGGATAATTCCCATAAGGAAACAGCATCAACCGCCGACCACGCTCAGCCTCCTGCCGCGGAGTCGGTTCAAAACGAACAGCCGAAAGAGGCCGTTCTGGTGCTGCACGTCGCCGCGCATCAGGGCGGGGTTATCGGCGGCGAGCTGCTGCTGCAAAGCGTGCTGCAGTCAGGGTTCCAGTTCGGCGAGATGAATATTTTCCACCGTCACGTCAACCCGGCCGGAGCCGGGCCGGTATTGTTCAGCTTGGCCAATATGGTGAAACCCGGTTCATTTAACCCGGACGAGATGTCCGAATTTTCCACCCCCGGCGTTTCCATGTTTATGATGGTGCCTTCATACGGCGATGCCGGGCAGAATTTTAAGCTGATGTTACAGTCGGCGCAGCGTATTGCCGACGATGTCGGCGGTGTGGTTCTGGACGATGAACGCAGAATGATGACGCCGCAGAAAGTCGAATCTTACAAAGCGCGTATCCGGGACGTATTGAAAGTCAATACCTGA
- the cysZ gene encoding sulfate transporter CysZ, with product MLHSKPVAKPHGGIHYFLAGWRLISLPGIRRFVILPLLVNILLMGGAFWWLFTRLGDWIPQLMNHIPTWLQWLSYLIWPIAVLSVVLVFGYLFSTLTNFIAAPFNGLLAEQLEARLTGQSLPDAGILSIAKDVPRIMKREVQKLAYYLPRALFLFLLYFIPGIGQTVAPVLWFLFSAWMLAIQYCDYPFDNHKVDFPAMRQALRQHKVANMQFGALIGLFTLIPFLNLVIMPVAVCGATAQWVDRYRHLSATQRKQL from the coding sequence ATGCTTCATTCCAAACCGGTTGCCAAACCACACGGCGGCATACACTATTTTCTTGCGGGATGGCGGCTGATCTCACTGCCAGGCATCCGGCGTTTTGTCATCCTGCCCCTGCTGGTGAATATTTTACTGATGGGAGGAGCTTTCTGGTGGCTCTTCACCCGCCTCGGCGATTGGATACCACAGCTTATGAACCACATTCCGACGTGGCTGCAGTGGCTTAGCTACCTTATCTGGCCGATCGCCGTGCTCTCCGTGGTGTTGGTTTTCGGCTATCTGTTCAGCACGCTCACCAATTTTATCGCCGCCCCTTTTAACGGCCTGCTGGCGGAACAGTTGGAAGCGCGCCTGACCGGCCAGTCGCTGCCCGACGCCGGCATCCTGAGTATTGCCAAAGACGTTCCCCGCATCATGAAGCGCGAGGTGCAGAAACTGGCCTATTATCTGCCGCGCGCCCTGTTTCTGTTTTTGCTCTACTTTATACCGGGCATCGGTCAAACCGTCGCGCCCGTGCTATGGTTTCTGTTCAGCGCCTGGATGCTGGCCATTCAGTACTGCGACTATCCTTTCGATAATCATAAGGTCGACTTTCCCGCCATGCGCCAGGCGTTGCGCCAGCATAAAGTCGCCAACATGCAATTTGGCGCGCTGATCGGTCTGTTTACGCTGATTCCTTTCCTGAATCTGGTGATTATGCCGGTCGCGGTTTGCGGCGCCACGGCGCAGTGGGTTGATCGCTACCGCCATCTTTCCGCCACGCAGCGAAAACAGTTGTGA
- the cysK gene encoding cysteine synthase A, translating into MSKIYEDNSFTIGHTPLVRLNRIGNGRILVKVESRNPSFSVKCRIGSNLIWDAEKRGVLKEGVELVEPTSGNTGIALAYVAAARGYKLTLTMPETMSIERRKLLKALGAKLVLTEGAKGMKGAIAKAEEIVASDPQRFLLLQQFSNPANPEIHEKTTGPEIWEDTDGKVDVFIAGVGTGGTLTGVSRYIKNTKGKAITSVAVEPFDSPVISQALAGEELKPGPHKIQGIGAGFIPDNLDLKLVDRVEKITNEDAISTARRLMEEEGILAGISSGAAVAAALNLLKEKEFEDKTIVVVLPSSGERYLSTALFADLFTEQELQQ; encoded by the coding sequence ATGAGCAAGATCTACGAAGACAATTCTTTTACAATCGGCCATACGCCGTTGGTTCGTCTGAACCGTATCGGCAACGGACGCATTCTGGTCAAGGTTGAATCACGCAATCCCAGTTTTAGTGTTAAGTGCCGTATCGGTTCCAACCTGATTTGGGATGCGGAAAAACGCGGCGTGCTGAAAGAAGGCGTCGAACTGGTTGAGCCAACCAGCGGCAATACCGGCATCGCGTTGGCCTATGTGGCCGCCGCCCGTGGTTATAAGCTGACGCTGACCATGCCGGAAACCATGAGTATCGAACGTCGCAAACTGTTGAAAGCGCTGGGCGCCAAACTGGTGCTGACCGAAGGCGCGAAAGGCATGAAGGGCGCTATCGCCAAGGCGGAAGAGATTGTCGCCAGCGATCCGCAGCGCTTTCTGCTGTTACAGCAGTTCAGTAACCCGGCCAACCCGGAAATTCACGAAAAAACCACCGGGCCGGAAATCTGGGAAGATACCGACGGCAAAGTCGACGTCTTTATTGCCGGCGTAGGTACCGGCGGTACGTTGACCGGCGTTAGCCGTTACATTAAAAACACCAAGGGCAAGGCTATCACCAGCGTGGCGGTAGAACCGTTTGATTCGCCGGTTATCAGCCAGGCGCTGGCGGGTGAAGAGCTGAAACCAGGCCCACACAAAATTCAGGGGATCGGCGCCGGATTTATTCCTGATAACCTCGATCTCAAGTTGGTCGATCGGGTAGAAAAAATAACTAACGAAGACGCTATCAGCACCGCCCGCCGTTTAATGGAAGAAGAAGGCATTTTAGCCGGGATCTCTTCGGGCGCCGCAGTTGCAGCCGCGTTGAATCTGCTTAAAGAAAAAGAATTCGAGGATAAAACCATCGTTGTTGTCCTGCCGTCTTCCGGCGAACGCTACCTGAGTACGGCGCTTTTTGCGGACCTGTTTACCGAGCAGGAACTGCAACAATAA
- the ptsH gene encoding phosphocarrier protein Hpr, translating to MFQQEVTITAPNGLHTRPAAQFVKEAKGFASEITVTSNGKSASAKSLFKLQTLGLTQGTVVTIAAEGEDEQKAVEHLVKLMAELE from the coding sequence ATGTTCCAGCAAGAAGTGACTATTACCGCACCGAATGGCCTGCATACTCGTCCTGCTGCTCAGTTTGTCAAGGAAGCCAAAGGTTTTGCTTCTGAAATCACCGTAACGTCCAACGGTAAAAGCGCCAGCGCCAAAAGCCTGTTTAAGCTACAGACTCTCGGTTTAACTCAGGGCACCGTGGTTACTATCGCTGCAGAAGGTGAAGACGAACAAAAAGCCGTGGAACATCTGGTTAAACTGATGGCAGAGCTTGAGTAA